From Firmicutes bacterium CAG:345, the proteins below share one genomic window:
- a CDS encoding pyrophosphatase ppaX (product inferred by homology to UniProt) — translation MSKYKTIVFDIDGTLLNTDLYICLAFLNLFQKYRKEYMPSLKELLSFSGPTLEDTFEKYFPNVDKKILFDEYERFSKENLKKYTTLYPDEISVLDELKKRYHLAICTSRRKDAAIACLKYFDLLKYFELIISVDDVSKPKPYPESLLKILDFFQNDNDEVIYIGDAYTDYLCGLVANIDVGLVTYGMRKLPNDTCPDFEFKQFKEIGALLND, via the coding sequence ATGAGTAAATATAAAACTATTGTTTTTGATATTGATGGAACCCTTTTAAATACAGATTTATATATATGCTTGGCTTTTTTAAATTTGTTTCAAAAATATAGAAAAGAATATATGCCTAGCTTAAAAGAGTTATTATCTTTTTCTGGTCCAACTTTAGAAGATACCTTTGAAAAATATTTTCCTAATGTTGATAAAAAAATATTATTTGATGAATATGAAAGATTTTCTAAAGAAAATTTAAAAAAATATACTACGCTATACCCTGATGAGATTTCTGTTTTGGATGAGTTGAAAAAACGATATCATTTAGCTATTTGTACTTCTCGTCGCAAAGATGCAGCAATTGCATGTTTAAAATATTTTGATTTACTTAAATATTTTGAACTTATTATATCTGTTGATGATGTAAGTAAACCTAAACCTTATCCTGAGTCTTTGCTTAAAATTTTAGACTTTTTTCAAAATGATAATGATGAAGTCATTTATATTGGTGATGCGTATACAGATTATTTATGCGGACTTGTTGCTAATATAGATGTAGGATTAGTAACTTATGGAATGCGCAAACTTCCAAATGATACATGCCCTGATTTTGAATTTAAACAATTTAAAGAAATAGGAGCTTTATTAAATGATTAA